In Bryobacteraceae bacterium, the following proteins share a genomic window:
- a CDS encoding ECF-type sigma factor: MQAISGGDVTVQLRMWREGDHAALTRLTPLVYEHLRAIAASFLARERDDYPLQPTELVHELFVKLLKVENVAITDRNHFFAFAARVMRRILIQHARSVKAEKRGAGLRHVPLNAELAWTGDDDSSPTLDLESVMNDLEDLDEQCVRAVELRYFFGFTAEEAAELLGSSKSTVDRQVRFALTWMHSRLHPDA; encoded by the coding sequence TTGCAGGCGATTTCTGGAGGAGACGTAACCGTTCAACTGCGAATGTGGCGCGAGGGCGACCACGCCGCGCTTACGCGCCTGACGCCCTTGGTCTACGAACACCTCCGCGCGATTGCCGCCTCCTTCCTCGCCCGGGAACGCGACGACTATCCCCTCCAGCCCACCGAACTCGTCCACGAACTTTTCGTGAAACTGCTCAAGGTAGAGAACGTGGCCATCACGGACCGCAATCATTTCTTCGCCTTCGCCGCCCGTGTCATGCGCAGGATCCTGATCCAGCATGCCCGCTCCGTGAAGGCCGAAAAGCGCGGCGCGGGGCTCCGCCATGTCCCCCTGAACGCCGAACTCGCCTGGACCGGCGACGATGACTCCTCTCCCACGCTCGATCTCGAATCCGTTATGAACGACCTCGAGGACCTCGACGAGCAATGCGTTCGCGCCGTCGAACTACGCTATTTCTTCGGCTTCACCGCCGAAGAAGCGGCTGAACTGCTAGGTTCTTCGAAATCCACCGTCGACCGCCAGGTGCGTTTCGCGCTCACCTGGATGCACAGCCGCCTGCATCCGGACGCCTGA
- a CDS encoding SBBP repeat-containing protein, with protein MTRVILRAAARVAVVVLSVVALAPAQAATHLPLAFETNQGQYDSRILFSARARDRQVWLTREQVLFSTSQSRGFRLQFLGASPDARVRGAAGLPAKVNHLIGTDRASWRTGIPTFARVRYEAIYPGIDLEFYGNESGRLEYDFIVSANADPSRIRLRLVSPDGVRLGSDGTLRSGLPASGLVQRAPVIYQTVGGTRRLIAGSYQLTGDVVTFRLGDYDRARALVIDPVVEFASYLGGAAAEESRAIAVDKDGNIYLAGDTLSPNFPTANPLKGSRTDAQSDAFVSKISSDGRTLIWSTYLGGTSGDSANAIAVDGSGAVYVGGLAGSSFPVTDGGQPGLQGDSFLAKLAPNGQSLVYATYVAGARLDAVTAIAIDSTGALYATGRTTSNDFPTTAGVVQPMRPTTAATTDAFVIKLNPQGARVYSTIVGGNDDDAANAIAVRNGSAYIAGSTQSPDLPVTAGAVDRTYDGPGEIFVARLNPAGSAYELMTYFGGTNNIDEAFGIALDVFGNIYLTGTTNSNNFPVTDGAFQPTRGSAVDGFAAKLNAAGTQVMYSTHLGGGSVDHLNSIAVDVHGAAYIVGQSQGTYPVTSGALQPAAAGSSDLVLTKVGFDGRRLLYSSFLGGSGAERSDDPGNTIAERNCVAYITGRSLSMNFPTANPLQASSGGGDDGVFAKIDPSGNLNEPQIGCNAGVLANLIPTVRKWVPGAIATIFGSNFGDVTNVQPTLDSAGLVSTVASGFCIEVNGRRSPMYHVIGSAGQLSFQVPVETEPGWATARVVGGCGTSRPAGPSGSFQTNEVRSEPLFVEVVANAPVFFIFTNLGTNPLHIAAVNETQTRAAGNVVFVGPASAGGSWKPAKAGDLISLYFTGGGATQTGLGTGQIPQGLNPLAAQVSLTIGEMPATITYAGEAPGVPGQGQLIATVPALPAGNHAVVFTANGVPTPGGVIAVE; from the coding sequence ATGACACGCGTTATCCTCCGTGCTGCCGCTCGCGTCGCCGTTGTGGTGCTTTCCGTCGTGGCGCTCGCCCCGGCTCAGGCCGCTACTCATCTGCCGCTCGCCTTTGAGACGAATCAGGGGCAGTACGATTCGCGGATTCTCTTTTCCGCGCGCGCCCGGGACCGCCAGGTCTGGCTCACCCGGGAACAGGTCCTGTTTTCCACGAGCCAAAGCCGGGGATTCCGTCTGCAATTCCTTGGCGCCTCGCCCGACGCGCGTGTCCGGGGAGCCGCCGGGCTTCCTGCCAAGGTGAACCACCTGATCGGAACGGATCGTGCCTCGTGGCGAACCGGCATCCCCACCTTCGCCCGCGTGCGCTACGAGGCGATCTATCCCGGCATCGACCTCGAGTTTTACGGCAACGAATCCGGGCGCCTCGAATACGACTTCATCGTGTCCGCGAACGCCGACCCCTCGCGGATTCGCCTCCGCCTCGTCTCACCCGACGGAGTGCGGCTCGGCTCCGATGGAACTCTCCGCTCCGGCCTTCCCGCCAGTGGCCTCGTACAGCGCGCCCCGGTCATCTACCAGACCGTCGGCGGCACGAGGCGGTTGATCGCCGGGTCCTATCAGTTGACCGGAGACGTCGTGACCTTCCGGCTGGGTGACTATGACCGCGCGCGCGCCCTCGTCATCGACCCCGTCGTCGAATTCGCCAGCTACCTCGGCGGCGCGGCGGCTGAGGAGTCCCGCGCCATCGCCGTCGACAAGGATGGCAACATCTATCTCGCCGGCGATACCCTCTCGCCCAACTTCCCCACGGCGAATCCCCTGAAAGGCAGCCGTACCGACGCCCAGTCGGACGCCTTCGTCTCGAAGATCAGCTCCGATGGCCGCACGTTGATATGGTCCACCTATCTCGGAGGAACCAGCGGCGATTCCGCCAATGCCATCGCCGTCGACGGCTCAGGCGCCGTCTATGTCGGTGGACTCGCCGGATCGTCGTTCCCCGTCACCGACGGCGGCCAGCCCGGCCTTCAGGGCGACTCCTTCCTGGCCAAACTCGCTCCCAACGGCCAGTCGCTCGTCTATGCAACCTATGTCGCCGGCGCGCGCCTCGACGCCGTGACGGCCATCGCCATCGATTCCACCGGCGCCCTCTACGCCACCGGCCGCACCACTTCGAACGATTTCCCAACGACGGCCGGCGTCGTTCAGCCCATGCGGCCCACCACGGCCGCCACCACCGACGCGTTCGTCATCAAACTGAATCCCCAGGGGGCGCGCGTCTATTCGACCATCGTCGGCGGCAACGACGACGACGCTGCCAACGCCATCGCCGTCAGGAACGGCTCGGCCTACATTGCCGGCAGCACGCAATCGCCCGATCTGCCCGTCACCGCCGGCGCCGTCGACAGGACCTACGACGGTCCGGGCGAAATCTTCGTAGCCCGGCTCAACCCCGCTGGCTCCGCCTACGAACTGATGACTTACTTCGGCGGAACCAACAATATCGATGAAGCCTTCGGCATCGCACTCGATGTCTTCGGAAACATCTATCTCACGGGAACCACGAACTCCAACAACTTTCCGGTCACCGATGGCGCGTTTCAGCCCACACGCGGCTCGGCCGTCGATGGCTTCGCCGCCAAGCTCAACGCGGCCGGAACTCAGGTGATGTACTCCACTCATCTCGGCGGCGGCAGCGTCGACCATTTGAACAGCATCGCCGTCGACGTGCACGGCGCGGCCTATATCGTCGGCCAGAGCCAAGGCACTTACCCGGTCACGTCCGGAGCCCTCCAGCCGGCCGCAGCGGGTTCCTCCGATCTCGTCCTCACCAAGGTTGGATTCGACGGACGCCGTTTGCTCTATTCGAGCTTTTTGGGAGGTTCCGGCGCGGAGCGATCCGACGATCCGGGCAACACCATCGCCGAGCGAAACTGCGTCGCCTACATCACCGGCCGCAGCTTGTCGATGAACTTCCCCACGGCCAATCCTCTACAGGCCAGTTCCGGAGGAGGCGATGATGGCGTCTTCGCCAAGATCGATCCCAGCGGCAACTTGAACGAACCCCAGATCGGCTGCAACGCCGGCGTGCTCGCGAACCTGATTCCCACGGTCCGCAAGTGGGTCCCCGGCGCCATCGCGACGATCTTCGGCTCCAATTTCGGCGACGTCACGAATGTGCAGCCCACGCTCGACTCCGCCGGGCTGGTCTCCACCGTCGCTTCCGGTTTCTGCATCGAAGTGAACGGCCGCCGTTCGCCCATGTACCATGTCATCGGATCCGCCGGCCAGTTGAGCTTCCAGGTGCCCGTCGAGACGGAACCGGGCTGGGCCACCGCGCGCGTGGTCGGCGGCTGCGGCACCTCGCGCCCCGCCGGCCCGAGCGGCTCCTTCCAAACGAATGAGGTGCGCAGTGAGCCCCTGTTCGTCGAAGTGGTGGCCAACGCACCCGTCTTCTTCATTTTCACCAACCTCGGGACGAATCCGCTTCACATCGCGGCTGTGAATGAAACGCAGACGCGCGCGGCTGGCAATGTTGTCTTCGTCGGTCCCGCCTCGGCGGGCGGATCCTGGAAACCAGCCAAGGCCGGCGATCTCATCAGCCTGTATTTCACCGGCGGAGGCGCGACGCAAACCGGCCTCGGCACCGGCCAGATTCCGCAAGGGTTGAATCCGCTGGCCGCCCAGGTGAGCCTCACCATCGGCGAGATGCCGGCAACGATCACGTATGCCGGCGAAGCGCCCGGCGTGCCCGGACAGGGGCAACTGATCGCGACCGTACCCGCCCTCCCGGCCGGCAACCACGCGGTGGTTTTCACGGCGAACGGAGTCCCAACCCCGGGCGGCGTCATCGCGGTCGAATAG
- a CDS encoding CHRD domain-containing protein — protein sequence MRPAEVVRFDPALSAANAVPPVRDFAADAVVQIRIAAVRDAAGAVESAAVYRDGFYTLPSDQVSVGVSIHEGPRGANGPQVLLPGPFRTDRPVTYGPNPASPILFVNVNDRQAPLPGAPAHSAIRAVIANPGAYYVTFHSEAYPNGFLRGQLSDAAPANLPAVSDRGVINAAGATATAAAAPRGLTSLFGANLASATGVVPLTAAGELAEEFNGTEVTVGGMRAKLLFASPGQLNIQIPDVAPGTHPLQVKTPAGTSVATSLAVTATAPGIFVITKADYSLITAESPVAAGDPIILWTTGLGGSTPRLAPGLRAPADPLSIPNVTPEVLFAGKPGSVGCRGPRARVCGSRASGRHRRRWSWSGGGHAPVRRSHIQSHHHPPPLVTFWPKISARRQRRQTQLR from the coding sequence GTGCGGCCCGCCGAAGTGGTCCGTTTCGATCCCGCCCTCTCCGCCGCGAATGCAGTCCCGCCGGTTCGCGACTTCGCGGCGGACGCCGTGGTGCAGATCCGGATTGCCGCCGTTCGCGACGCTGCGGGCGCGGTCGAGAGCGCGGCCGTCTACCGCGACGGCTTCTATACGCTTCCTTCGGACCAGGTATCGGTTGGAGTCAGTATCCATGAAGGGCCGCGCGGTGCGAACGGTCCACAGGTGCTCCTCCCGGGACCCTTTCGCACGGACCGCCCGGTGACGTACGGCCCCAACCCCGCGAGTCCTATCCTTTTTGTGAACGTAAACGACCGCCAGGCCCCTCTCCCTGGCGCCCCGGCGCACTCCGCCATTCGCGCCGTCATCGCGAATCCGGGCGCCTACTATGTCACCTTCCATTCCGAAGCCTACCCGAATGGCTTCCTGCGCGGACAGCTTTCCGACGCGGCCCCCGCCAATCTCCCCGCGGTCTCCGATCGCGGCGTCATCAACGCCGCCGGAGCCACCGCCACCGCCGCAGCCGCCCCGCGCGGACTCACCAGCCTCTTCGGCGCCAACCTCGCCAGCGCCACCGGTGTCGTCCCCCTCACCGCCGCCGGCGAACTTGCCGAGGAGTTCAACGGCACCGAGGTCACCGTCGGCGGCATGCGCGCCAAGCTGCTCTTCGCGAGCCCCGGCCAGCTCAACATCCAGATACCGGACGTCGCGCCCGGCACCCATCCGCTTCAGGTGAAGACCCCCGCGGGGACCTCCGTCGCCACCAGCCTCGCCGTCACGGCCACCGCCCCCGGCATTTTCGTCATCACCAAGGCCGACTACTCTTTGATCACGGCCGAATCTCCGGTCGCCGCCGGCGACCCCATCATCCTCTGGACCACCGGACTCGGCGGCTCCACCCCGCGCCTCGCCCCCGGACTTCGCGCTCCGGCCGATCCGCTGTCGATTCCCAACGTCACCCCCGAGGTCCTGTTCGCCGGGAAGCCCGGGTCCGTGGGTTGCCGCGGCCCTCGCGCCCGGGTTTGCGGGAGTCGAGCAAGTGGTCGCCATCGCCGCCGGTGGTCCTGGTCCGGTGGAGGTCACGCTCCGGTCCGCCGGAGCCACATCCAATCCCATCACCATCCACCTCCGCTAGTTACGTTTTGGCCAAAGATTTCCGCGCGGCGTCAACGGCGCCAAACCCAACTTCGATAA
- a CDS encoding tagaturonate epimerase family protein, giving the protein MNTLILEKYSFGVGDRFAHQAPAQLDACVKAAAAGVEIVPVWNKSNREHNIIGSEPASTRAAADAAVKAARWTKAHYVDADHINLGTVDRFMAVSDFFTIDVADYIGKPAEAAAVEAFAGRHPELMGEVRIEGVDEPFAVTAAKLRTVAAKYLFAIQEAGKIYRHIEAAKGKGGFVPEVSMDETDAPQTPEELAIILAAIADEGIPIQTIAPKFAGRFNKGVDYVGDVAQFEREFRNDLAVIAYAVKAYGLPANLKLSVHSGSDKFSIYGPIRRALRDTGAGVHLKTAGTTWLEELIGMAEAGGDGLALAKEVYADAHAHQEELCAPYASVIDINPARLPDPAVVAGWPGEEYASALRHDQSNPQYNADVRQLLHVGYKVAAKMGERYLAQLRACEADIARNVTTNLFDRHVRPLFLD; this is encoded by the coding sequence ATGAACACTCTGATTCTCGAAAAGTACTCGTTCGGCGTGGGCGATCGGTTTGCGCACCAGGCGCCGGCGCAGTTGGATGCGTGCGTGAAGGCCGCAGCGGCGGGCGTGGAGATCGTGCCGGTGTGGAACAAGTCCAACCGCGAGCACAACATTATCGGCAGCGAGCCGGCTTCGACGCGCGCGGCGGCCGACGCGGCGGTAAAGGCGGCCAGATGGACGAAGGCGCACTACGTGGACGCCGATCATATCAACCTCGGAACCGTGGACCGGTTCATGGCGGTCTCCGACTTCTTCACGATCGATGTGGCGGACTATATCGGGAAGCCGGCGGAAGCGGCGGCGGTGGAGGCGTTCGCGGGGCGGCACCCGGAGCTAATGGGCGAGGTACGGATCGAGGGGGTCGACGAGCCGTTCGCGGTGACAGCGGCGAAGCTGCGCACGGTGGCAGCGAAGTACCTTTTCGCGATCCAGGAAGCGGGCAAGATCTACCGGCATATCGAAGCGGCGAAGGGCAAGGGCGGGTTCGTTCCCGAGGTTTCAATGGACGAAACGGACGCGCCGCAGACGCCTGAAGAACTGGCGATTATCCTGGCGGCGATCGCCGATGAGGGGATTCCGATTCAGACGATCGCGCCGAAGTTCGCCGGGCGGTTCAACAAGGGTGTGGACTACGTGGGCGATGTGGCTCAGTTCGAGCGCGAGTTCCGGAACGATCTCGCCGTGATCGCGTACGCAGTGAAGGCGTACGGGCTGCCGGCGAACTTGAAGCTGAGCGTACACTCGGGCAGCGACAAGTTTTCGATTTATGGACCGATCCGGCGCGCGCTGCGGGATACGGGCGCGGGTGTGCATCTGAAGACGGCCGGGACCACGTGGCTCGAGGAGTTAATCGGGATGGCCGAGGCAGGCGGCGATGGGCTCGCGTTGGCGAAGGAGGTCTACGCGGACGCGCATGCGCACCAGGAGGAGTTGTGCGCGCCATACGCTTCGGTGATCGACATCAACCCGGCGCGGCTGCCGGATCCGGCGGTGGTGGCGGGATGGCCGGGCGAGGAGTACGCGTCGGCGTTGCGGCACGACCAGTCGAATCCGCAGTACAACGCGGATGTCCGGCAGTTGCTGCATGTGGGGTATAAGGTAGCGGCGAAGATGGGCGAGCGGTACCTGGCGCAGTTGCGGGCGTGCGAGGCGGATATCGCGAGGAACGTGACGACAAACCTTTTCGATCGGCACGTGAG